The following coding sequences lie in one Phycicoccus duodecadis genomic window:
- the map gene encoding type I methionyl aminopeptidase, with amino-acid sequence MPSTSARVAPGRLSPRRAVPASIPRPEYVDRPQPATYTGPEVKDADTIARMRVAGRIAADAMAVAAAVIAPGVTTDEIDRVGHEYLLDHGAYPSTLGYRGFPKSLCTSVNEVVCHGIPDDRPLEDGDIVNIDITAFVDGVHGDTDATYLVGDVDEESRLLVERTREAMMRGIRAARPGREVNVIGRVIESYAKRFGYGVVRDFTGHGIGTAFHSGLIIPHYDAAPAYSTVIEAGMTFTVEPMLNLGTPDWEMWDDRWTVVTKDHRRSAQFEHTILVTEDGPEILTLGEAAA; translated from the coding sequence ATGCCGTCGACCTCCGCCCGTGTCGCTCCCGGCCGGCTCTCCCCGCGGCGCGCCGTCCCGGCCTCCATCCCCCGCCCCGAGTACGTCGACCGGCCGCAGCCCGCCACCTACACCGGCCCCGAGGTCAAGGACGCCGACACCATCGCCCGGATGCGGGTCGCGGGGCGCATCGCCGCCGACGCCATGGCCGTCGCCGCCGCCGTCATCGCCCCCGGGGTCACCACCGACGAGATCGACCGGGTCGGCCACGAGTACCTCCTGGACCACGGCGCCTACCCGTCGACGCTCGGCTACCGGGGGTTCCCGAAGTCGCTGTGCACCTCGGTCAACGAGGTCGTCTGCCACGGCATCCCCGACGACCGCCCGCTCGAGGACGGCGACATCGTGAACATCGACATCACCGCGTTCGTCGACGGCGTGCACGGCGACACCGACGCCACCTACCTCGTCGGCGACGTCGACGAGGAGTCGCGCCTGCTGGTCGAGCGCACCCGCGAGGCGATGATGCGCGGCATCCGCGCCGCGCGGCCGGGGCGCGAGGTCAACGTCATCGGGCGCGTCATCGAGTCGTACGCCAAGCGCTTCGGCTACGGGGTGGTGCGCGACTTCACCGGGCACGGCATCGGCACCGCGTTCCACAGCGGCCTGATCATCCCGCACTACGACGCCGCGCCGGCGTACTCGACCGTCATCGAGGCCGGCATGACCTTCACCGTCGAGCCGATGCTCAACCTCGGCACGCCCGACTGGGAGATGTGGGACGACCGGTGGACGGTCGTCACCAAGGACCACCGACGTTCGGCACAGTTCGAGCACACCATCCTCGTCACCGAGGACGGTCCCGAGATCCTCACCCTGGGAGAGGCAGCAGCATGA
- a CDS encoding methionine aminopeptidase — protein sequence MPYWFNVDTGQVETDETRSQDANVLGPYATEDAARNALQSAKERTEAWDAEDREWDERGAGGSDPA from the coding sequence ATGCCCTACTGGTTCAACGTCGACACCGGCCAGGTCGAGACCGACGAGACCCGCAGCCAGGACGCGAACGTCCTGGGGCCGTACGCCACCGAGGACGCCGCCCGCAACGCCCTGCAGAGCGCCAAGGAGCGCACCGAGGCGTGGGACGCCGAGGACCGCGAGTGGGACGAGCGCGGCGCAGGCGGGTCCGACCCCGCCTGA
- a CDS encoding class I SAM-dependent methyltransferase yields MSTEERPSGMWSPDNPAPRPGPTTRWAGHQRGPAAARAYRQRFLDLAAAGQDVHGEARFVTELVPPPSRVLDAGCGYGRVASELTRLGHYVVGVDADPDLVALAREDRDTRFLVADLSTLDLRAEQEFHVVLLAGNVVPFLADGTLPAVLGRMASHLTPGGYLVAGFGLAGALPEGAAPVALPDYDRWARAAGLSYIGRWSTWDRQRFTPESTYALSVHRLLGG; encoded by the coding sequence GTGAGCACCGAGGAGCGTCCGAGCGGCATGTGGAGCCCCGACAACCCCGCGCCGCGCCCGGGGCCGACGACCCGCTGGGCCGGCCACCAGCGCGGTCCGGCCGCGGCCCGCGCCTACCGGCAGCGCTTCCTGGACCTCGCCGCCGCCGGGCAGGACGTGCACGGCGAGGCCCGCTTCGTGACCGAGCTCGTGCCGCCGCCCTCGCGGGTCCTCGACGCCGGGTGCGGCTACGGGCGGGTGGCCAGCGAGCTGACGCGGCTGGGCCACTACGTGGTCGGCGTCGACGCCGACCCCGACCTGGTGGCCCTGGCGCGGGAGGACCGCGACACGCGGTTCCTGGTCGCCGACCTCTCGACCCTCGACCTGCGCGCCGAGCAGGAGTTCCACGTCGTCCTGCTGGCCGGCAACGTGGTGCCGTTCCTCGCCGACGGCACCCTGCCGGCGGTGCTCGGGCGGATGGCATCGCACCTCACGCCCGGCGGGTACCTGGTGGCCGGGTTCGGGCTCGCCGGAGCCCTGCCCGAGGGGGCGGCGCCCGTGGCGCTGCCCGACTACGACCGCTGGGCGCGCGCCGCGGGGCTGTCGTACATCGGCCGGTGGTCGACCTGGGACCGGCAGCGCTTCACGCCCGAGAGCACGTACGCGCTCTCGGTGCACCGCCTCCTCGGCGGCTGA
- the panB gene encoding 3-methyl-2-oxobutanoate hydroxymethyltransferase encodes MSEPTTPSPSAPAPESVAPYGTGAQAAPQRRVRVPHLLAMKERGERWAMLTAYDMYTAEIFDEAGIPVLLVGDSAGNNVYGFETTVPVTVDHLVPLVRAVTSAARRAMVVADLPFGSYQASPQQALATATRFMKEGLAHAVKLEGGQAMVPEVELLVRAGIPVMGHIGFTPQSEHVLGGYKVQGRGSGADRLLEDALALEAAGCFAVVMEMVPAPAAAAVTAALRIPTIGIGAGPDCDAQVLVWQDMAGLRGGRAPRFVKKYADLRGDLLGAARSYAADVAGGTFPAAEHSFEA; translated from the coding sequence ATGAGCGAGCCCACCACGCCCTCCCCGTCCGCGCCGGCGCCGGAGTCCGTGGCCCCCTACGGCACCGGCGCCCAGGCGGCCCCGCAGCGCCGGGTGCGGGTGCCGCACCTGCTGGCGATGAAGGAGCGCGGCGAGCGCTGGGCCATGCTCACCGCCTACGACATGTACACCGCCGAGATCTTCGACGAGGCGGGCATCCCCGTTCTGCTGGTGGGCGACTCGGCCGGCAACAACGTCTACGGGTTCGAGACCACCGTGCCCGTCACGGTCGACCACCTCGTGCCGCTGGTGCGCGCCGTCACGAGCGCCGCGCGGCGCGCCATGGTCGTCGCCGACCTCCCGTTCGGCTCCTACCAGGCGAGCCCGCAGCAGGCGCTCGCCACCGCGACCCGGTTCATGAAGGAGGGGCTCGCGCACGCCGTGAAGCTCGAGGGCGGCCAGGCGATGGTCCCCGAGGTCGAGCTGCTGGTGCGCGCCGGCATCCCGGTCATGGGACACATCGGCTTCACCCCGCAGAGCGAGCACGTGCTGGGCGGCTACAAGGTCCAGGGGCGCGGCTCCGGTGCCGACCGGCTGCTCGAGGACGCCCTGGCCCTCGAGGCGGCGGGCTGCTTCGCCGTCGTCATGGAGATGGTGCCCGCGCCGGCGGCCGCGGCCGTCACGGCGGCCCTGCGCATCCCCACCATCGGCATCGGGGCCGGCCCCGACTGCGACGCCCAGGTGCTGGTCTGGCAGGACATGGCCGGCCTGCGCGGCGGCCGGGCGCCGCGCTTCGTCAAGAAGTACGCCGACCTGCGCGGTGACCTGCTGGGCGCGGCCCGCAGCTACGCCGCCGACGTCGCGGGCGGGACCTTCCCCGCCGCCGAGCACTCCTTCGAGGCCTGA
- a CDS encoding immune inhibitor A domain-containing protein, with the protein MTRRHISALSGVAAAALALTLAPTTAQAVPAGPDTPEKASAARHDNLPNPLAERQAALREDAVKQLVAGTAKTTTINGNRVIAVKSSKGDTNRKGKGDGRTKYVNYPVDREEDIFTVLVDFGDKVNGATGGTAGPVHNQIAAPDRKKDNSTYWQPDFSRQHYLDMMFGDGESFKDFYLKQSNGRFLAKGDVSDWVKVPYNEARYGSNKYSDASTYWPFVRDTAQAWYDDQKKAGKSDAQIKEYLAQFDKADRYDYDGDGNFNEPDGYIDHFQAIHAGEGEEAGGGTQGEDAIWSHRWYAYSTDEGVTGPANNKLGGVPLGDSGLWIGDYTTEPENGGLGVFAHEFGHDLGLPDLYDTAGGDNGTGFWTLMSGGSWLNKGKDSIGTTPGYMGAWEKLQLGWLDPVVVPYGQDTEVKLGSADKVTASEAQAIVVPLPERTVVTKKNTPHSGTAEWWSGLGNNLSSTLAEDVDLTGATSGSVSAWVSGSLEIDYDYLYGDVSTDGGATWAPVGDGIDGSVDGDAENALAWTQRTWDLSAYAGQAVKFRFRVATDGGVASEAFVDDITTTVGTTATTDDVEAGAGAWTAAGGFEITSGTTSRQVRDMYLAENRTYSGYDKTLRTGPYNFGFANTRPDWVERFPYQNGLLVWFANGAFGDNNTSTHPGSGLVLPVDARPNPVIFADGTLLGNRRQPFDATFGLERTDRVTFHKNGTPTTVPSSKGIPTFDDSNPTKYWSPLNPWSSTKVAGSGTSMTVEKSTRNGRTLMVEVAFK; encoded by the coding sequence GTGACGAGACGACACATCAGCGCGCTGTCAGGGGTGGCCGCCGCGGCCCTCGCCCTGACGCTCGCGCCCACCACGGCGCAAGCGGTGCCTGCCGGTCCGGACACCCCGGAGAAGGCATCGGCCGCACGGCACGACAACCTGCCCAACCCGCTGGCGGAGCGCCAGGCCGCGTTGCGCGAGGACGCGGTCAAGCAGCTCGTGGCCGGGACGGCGAAGACCACCACGATCAACGGCAACCGGGTGATCGCGGTCAAGAGCAGCAAGGGCGACACCAACCGCAAGGGGAAGGGCGACGGGAGGACGAAGTACGTCAACTACCCCGTCGACCGCGAGGAGGACATCTTCACCGTCCTCGTCGACTTCGGGGACAAGGTCAACGGCGCCACCGGCGGCACGGCCGGCCCGGTGCACAACCAGATCGCCGCGCCCGACCGCAAGAAGGACAACTCCACGTACTGGCAGCCGGACTTCAGCCGCCAGCACTACCTGGACATGATGTTCGGCGACGGCGAGTCGTTCAAGGACTTCTACCTCAAGCAGTCCAACGGCCGGTTCCTGGCCAAGGGCGACGTCTCCGACTGGGTGAAGGTGCCCTACAACGAGGCCCGCTACGGCTCGAACAAGTACTCCGACGCCAGCACCTACTGGCCGTTCGTGAGGGACACCGCGCAGGCCTGGTACGACGACCAGAAGAAGGCCGGCAAGAGCGACGCGCAGATCAAGGAGTACCTGGCCCAGTTCGACAAGGCCGACCGGTACGACTACGACGGCGACGGCAACTTCAACGAGCCCGACGGCTACATCGACCACTTCCAGGCCATCCACGCCGGTGAGGGCGAGGAGGCCGGTGGCGGCACCCAGGGCGAGGACGCCATCTGGTCGCACCGCTGGTACGCCTACTCGACCGACGAGGGCGTGACCGGCCCGGCCAACAACAAGCTCGGCGGCGTGCCGCTCGGCGACTCCGGCCTGTGGATCGGTGACTACACCACCGAGCCCGAGAACGGCGGCCTCGGCGTCTTCGCGCACGAGTTCGGCCACGACCTGGGCCTGCCCGACCTCTACGACACCGCCGGTGGCGACAACGGCACCGGCTTCTGGACGCTCATGTCCGGTGGCTCGTGGCTGAACAAGGGCAAGGACTCCATCGGCACCACGCCCGGCTACATGGGTGCCTGGGAGAAGCTGCAGCTCGGCTGGCTCGACCCGGTGGTCGTGCCCTACGGCCAGGACACCGAGGTCAAGCTCGGCTCCGCCGACAAGGTGACCGCCAGCGAGGCGCAGGCCATCGTCGTGCCGCTGCCCGAGCGCACCGTCGTCACGAAGAAGAACACCCCGCACTCCGGCACCGCCGAGTGGTGGTCCGGGCTGGGCAACAACCTGAGCTCGACCCTGGCCGAGGACGTCGACCTCACCGGTGCGACCTCCGGCTCGGTCAGCGCGTGGGTCTCGGGGAGCCTCGAGATCGACTACGACTACCTCTACGGCGACGTCTCCACCGACGGCGGGGCGACGTGGGCCCCGGTCGGTGACGGCATCGACGGGTCGGTCGACGGCGACGCGGAGAACGCGCTCGCCTGGACCCAGCGCACCTGGGACCTGTCGGCGTACGCCGGCCAGGCCGTGAAGTTCCGCTTCCGGGTCGCCACCGACGGCGGTGTCGCGAGCGAGGCCTTCGTCGACGACATCACCACCACGGTGGGCACCACCGCCACGACCGACGACGTGGAGGCCGGCGCCGGCGCGTGGACGGCGGCGGGTGGCTTCGAGATCACCAGCGGCACCACCTCGCGCCAGGTGCGGGACATGTACCTGGCCGAGAACCGCACCTACAGCGGGTACGACAAGACCCTGAGGACGGGTCCGTACAACTTCGGGTTCGCGAACACCCGCCCCGACTGGGTCGAGCGGTTCCCGTACCAGAACGGCCTGCTCGTCTGGTTCGCCAACGGTGCGTTCGGTGACAACAACACCAGCACCCACCCCGGTTCCGGCCTGGTCCTCCCGGTCGACGCGCGCCCCAACCCGGTGATCTTCGCCGACGGGACGCTGCTGGGTAACCGTCGCCAGCCGTTCGACGCCACCTTCGGCCTCGAGCGCACCGACCGGGTGACGTTCCACAAGAACGGCACGCCCACCACGGTTCCGTCCTCGAAGGGCATCCCGACCTTCGACGACAGCAACCCGACGAAGTACTGGTCGCCGCTGAACCCGTGGAGCTCGACCAAGGTCGCGGGCTCGGGCACGTCGATGACCGTCGAGAAGTCGACGCGCAACGGCCGGACGCTCATGGTCGAGGTCGCCTTCAAGTGA
- the glnA gene encoding type I glutamate--ammonia ligase, which translates to MDRQQEFVLRTIEERDIRFVRLWFTDVLGTLKSVAIAPAELEGAFAEGIGFDGSVIEGFARVYESDMLAKPDPSTFQVLPWRGESNGTARMFCDITLPDGTPSMADPRHVLQRSLAKAADMGFTFYTHPEIEFFLLEQGWKPGKRPRPIDTSGYFDHTPHGSSADFRRAAITMLETMGISVEFSHHEAAPGQNEIDLRYADALTTADNIMTFRTVVKEVALEQGIYASFMPKPFAEHPGSGMHTHVSLFEGDTNAFHEPGAPYQLSKVGRQFIAGLLVHGAETAAVTNQWVNSYKRLWGGAEAPSYLTWGHNNRSALVRVPMYKPDKGQSTRVEIRSIDTACNPYLAFAVLLAAGLKGIEEGYELPPETEDDVWALTDAERRAMGIKPLPASLVEAIQTMEASELVAETLGEHTFDFFLRNKRAEWADYRNQVTAFELERYLPSL; encoded by the coding sequence ATGGACCGTCAGCAGGAGTTCGTCCTCCGCACCATCGAAGAGCGCGACATCCGGTTCGTCCGGTTGTGGTTCACCGACGTCCTCGGCACGCTGAAGTCGGTGGCCATCGCCCCGGCCGAGCTCGAAGGGGCCTTCGCCGAGGGGATCGGCTTCGACGGCTCGGTCATCGAGGGCTTCGCGCGGGTCTACGAGTCCGACATGCTCGCCAAGCCCGACCCGTCGACCTTCCAGGTGCTGCCCTGGCGCGGCGAGAGCAACGGCACGGCCCGGATGTTCTGCGACATCACCCTGCCCGACGGCACGCCGAGCATGGCCGACCCCCGGCACGTGTTGCAGCGCTCCCTGGCCAAGGCCGCCGACATGGGCTTCACCTTCTACACCCACCCCGAGATCGAGTTCTTCCTCCTCGAGCAGGGGTGGAAGCCCGGGAAGCGCCCGCGGCCCATCGACACCTCGGGCTACTTCGACCACACCCCGCACGGCTCCAGCGCCGACTTCCGGCGGGCCGCCATCACCATGCTCGAGACGATGGGCATCTCGGTCGAGTTCAGCCACCACGAGGCGGCGCCCGGGCAGAACGAGATCGACCTGCGCTACGCCGACGCCCTCACCACCGCCGACAACATCATGACCTTCCGCACGGTGGTCAAGGAGGTCGCGCTCGAGCAGGGCATCTACGCCTCGTTCATGCCCAAGCCGTTCGCCGAGCACCCCGGCTCGGGGATGCACACGCACGTCTCGCTGTTCGAGGGCGACACCAACGCCTTCCACGAGCCCGGAGCGCCCTACCAGCTCTCGAAGGTGGGCCGGCAGTTCATCGCGGGCCTGCTGGTGCACGGCGCCGAGACCGCGGCCGTCACCAACCAGTGGGTCAACAGCTACAAGCGGCTGTGGGGCGGGGCCGAGGCGCCGTCGTACCTCACCTGGGGCCACAACAACCGCTCGGCCCTGGTGCGGGTGCCGATGTACAAGCCCGACAAGGGCCAGAGCACCCGCGTCGAGATCCGCAGCATCGACACCGCGTGCAACCCGTACCTGGCCTTCGCCGTGCTGCTGGCGGCCGGGCTGAAGGGCATCGAGGAGGGCTACGAGCTGCCGCCCGAGACCGAGGACGACGTGTGGGCCCTCACCGACGCCGAGCGCCGCGCGATGGGCATCAAGCCGCTGCCGGCCAGCCTGGTCGAGGCCATCCAGACCATGGAGGCCAGCGAGCTCGTGGCCGAGACCCTGGGCGAGCACACCTTCGACTTCTTCCTGCGCAACAAGCGCGCCGAGTGGGCCGACTACCGCAACCAGGTGACGGCCTTCGAGCTCGAGCGGTACCTGCCGAGCCTGTGA
- a CDS encoding bifunctional [glutamine synthetase] adenylyltransferase/[glutamine synthetase]-adenylyl-L-tyrosine phosphorylase — protein sequence MSSRPPESVPAGVARLGFDDPGRANALLDDPALDGIAGTPDRIDAGGLSEGLSRAADPDGALLGLVRFMEAADRVPGLRAEVVSALQQETVARRRLLAVLGGSSALADHLVAHPEHWTAVTEAAPVAAGVRRERLVAAVREPGEHTPADALRIGYREQLLGIAAIDLTSEDPSAVLVATAAALADLASAALEAALVAARAEVGPAADTTRLAVIAMGKTGGRELNYISDVDVVFAAEAADGVPEAEALAVATDLATRLMRLCSASTAAGSLWQVDPALRPEGKNGPLVRTVASHRAYYERWAKTWEFQALLKARPVAGDEGVGRAYLEAVGPMVWQASTRENFVPDVQAMRRRVEEHIPKAEADRQIKLGAGGLRDVEFSVQLLQLVHGRADETLRGPTTLEALEALSTGGYVGRDDAATLAAAYRYLRALEHRVQLYRLRRTHLMPTSDADLRRLGRALGHRTAPDQAVLEQWRARRREVRRLHERIFYRPLLSAVARLSDQDVRLTPEAARERLSALGFRDPAGALRHLEALTSGVSRRAAIQRQLLPVMLGWFADEADPDAGLLAFRRISDELGATHWYLRLLRDEGSAAERLAHTLARSRWAAALLEQAPECVQFLADQAGMTPRSREEVLRRMRSAAGRKDDPEAAVLAARTIRRSELFRIAVADLSGALTLADLGAAMADLTSALLEVTLEVCHEAVCAEAGQPPLTRLLVVGMGRLGGREQSYGSDADVLFVHDPLPGADENAAQHQAMDVVRRVIALLGRAGPDPTLDVDAGLRPEGKNGPLVRSLASYREYYARWSLVWEAQALLRATPVAGDEGLAERFLGLIAPLRWPEGGLDAGQVREIRTLKARVEAERLPRGADRKTHFKLGHGGLSDVEWVVQLVQLRHADEHPELRTASTLDALDAARRLGLVDEDHAQALAASWTLASRMRNASVLFRGRAVDAVPTYDRDADGVARIIGMEAGTGQDLGERYRRVARRARAAFEAEFYGP from the coding sequence GTGAGCTCACGGCCGCCCGAGTCCGTCCCGGCCGGCGTCGCCCGGCTGGGGTTCGACGACCCCGGCCGCGCCAACGCGCTGCTCGACGACCCCGCGCTCGACGGCATCGCCGGCACCCCCGACCGGATCGACGCCGGGGGCCTCAGCGAGGGCCTCTCGCGGGCCGCCGACCCCGACGGCGCGCTGCTGGGGCTGGTGCGCTTCATGGAGGCCGCCGACCGGGTGCCCGGGCTGCGCGCCGAGGTCGTCAGCGCGCTGCAGCAGGAGACCGTGGCGCGCCGCCGGCTGCTGGCGGTCCTCGGCGGCTCCAGCGCCTTGGCCGACCACCTCGTGGCACACCCCGAGCACTGGACGGCCGTCACCGAGGCCGCGCCCGTCGCCGCCGGCGTGCGCCGTGAGCGCCTGGTCGCGGCGGTCCGCGAGCCGGGCGAGCACACCCCCGCCGACGCGCTGCGCATCGGCTACCGCGAGCAGCTGCTGGGCATCGCCGCGATCGACCTGACCAGCGAGGACCCCAGCGCCGTGCTCGTGGCCACGGCGGCCGCGCTGGCCGACCTGGCGAGCGCGGCGCTGGAGGCAGCGCTGGTCGCGGCCCGGGCCGAGGTGGGCCCCGCCGCCGACACCACTCGCCTGGCGGTCATCGCGATGGGCAAGACCGGCGGGCGCGAGCTGAACTACATCTCCGACGTCGACGTGGTGTTCGCGGCCGAGGCCGCCGATGGCGTGCCGGAGGCCGAGGCCCTGGCGGTGGCCACCGACCTGGCGACCCGGCTCATGCGGCTGTGCTCGGCCTCGACCGCCGCCGGGTCGCTGTGGCAGGTCGACCCCGCCCTGCGGCCGGAGGGCAAGAACGGGCCGCTCGTGCGCACCGTGGCGAGCCACCGGGCCTACTACGAGCGCTGGGCCAAGACCTGGGAGTTCCAGGCGCTGCTCAAGGCCCGCCCGGTGGCCGGTGACGAGGGGGTGGGCAGGGCCTACCTGGAGGCCGTGGGCCCGATGGTGTGGCAGGCCTCCACCCGCGAGAACTTCGTGCCCGACGTGCAGGCCATGCGCCGCCGCGTCGAGGAGCACATCCCCAAGGCCGAGGCCGACCGGCAGATCAAGCTGGGCGCCGGCGGCCTGCGCGACGTGGAGTTCTCGGTGCAGCTGCTGCAGCTGGTGCACGGGCGCGCCGACGAGACCCTGCGCGGGCCCACCACGCTCGAGGCGCTGGAGGCGCTCTCGACCGGCGGCTACGTCGGGCGCGACGACGCGGCCACGCTGGCCGCCGCCTACCGCTACCTGCGGGCGCTCGAGCACCGGGTGCAGCTGTACCGGCTGCGCCGCACCCACCTGATGCCGACCTCGGACGCCGACCTGCGCCGCCTCGGCCGGGCCCTGGGCCACCGCACCGCGCCGGACCAGGCCGTCCTCGAGCAGTGGCGGGCCCGACGGCGCGAGGTGCGGCGGCTGCACGAGCGCATCTTCTACCGGCCGCTGCTCTCGGCGGTGGCTCGCCTGTCGGACCAGGACGTGCGGCTGACCCCGGAGGCGGCCCGCGAGCGGCTGTCGGCGCTGGGCTTCCGCGACCCCGCCGGCGCCCTGCGCCACCTCGAGGCGCTGACCTCGGGGGTGAGCCGGCGGGCGGCCATCCAGCGCCAGCTGCTTCCGGTGATGCTCGGGTGGTTCGCCGACGAGGCCGACCCGGACGCCGGGCTGCTGGCCTTCCGCAGGATCAGCGACGAGCTCGGCGCCACGCACTGGTACCTGCGGCTGCTGCGCGACGAGGGGTCGGCGGCCGAGCGGCTGGCCCACACCCTGGCCCGCAGCCGGTGGGCGGCCGCCCTGCTCGAGCAGGCGCCCGAGTGCGTGCAGTTCCTCGCCGACCAGGCGGGGATGACGCCGCGCTCGCGCGAGGAGGTGCTGCGCCGGATGCGCTCGGCCGCCGGGCGCAAGGACGACCCCGAGGCGGCGGTGCTGGCCGCCCGCACCATCCGGCGCTCGGAGCTGTTCCGGATCGCGGTCGCCGACCTCTCGGGGGCGCTGACGCTGGCCGACCTCGGGGCGGCCATGGCCGACCTCACCTCGGCCCTGCTCGAGGTGACGCTCGAGGTCTGCCACGAGGCGGTGTGCGCCGAGGCCGGGCAGCCACCCCTGACCCGGCTGCTCGTCGTCGGGATGGGCCGGCTCGGGGGCCGCGAGCAGAGCTACGGCTCGGACGCCGACGTGCTCTTCGTGCACGACCCCCTGCCGGGCGCCGACGAGAACGCCGCCCAGCACCAGGCGATGGACGTCGTGCGCCGGGTCATCGCCCTGCTGGGGCGCGCGGGGCCCGACCCGACCCTCGACGTCGACGCCGGGCTGCGGCCCGAGGGCAAGAACGGGCCGCTGGTGCGCTCCTTGGCGTCCTACCGCGAGTACTACGCCCGCTGGTCACTGGTGTGGGAGGCCCAGGCCCTGCTGCGGGCCACCCCGGTGGCGGGCGACGAGGGGCTGGCCGAGCGCTTCCTCGGGCTCATCGCACCCCTGCGCTGGCCCGAGGGCGGCCTCGACGCCGGTCAGGTCCGCGAGATCCGCACGCTCAAGGCGCGGGTCGAGGCCGAGCGGCTGCCCCGCGGCGCCGACCGCAAGACGCACTTCAAGCTCGGCCACGGCGGCCTCTCGGACGTCGAGTGGGTGGTGCAGCTGGTGCAGCTGCGCCACGCTGACGAGCATCCCGAGCTGCGCACGGCGTCCACCCTCGACGCGCTCGACGCCGCGCGGCGCCTCGGTCTGGTCGACGAGGACCACGCTCAGGCCCTGGCCGCCTCGTGGACCCTGGCCTCGCGGATGCGCAACGCCAGCGTGCTGTTCCGCGGCCGCGCGGTCGACGCGGTGCCGACCTACGACCGCGACGCCGACGGGGTGGCGCGCATCATCGGGATGGAGGCGGGGACGGGGCAGGACCTCGGCGAGCGCTACCGGCGCGTGGCGCGGCGCGCCCGAGCGGCGTTCGAGGCGGAGTTCTACGGCCCCTGA
- a CDS encoding PAS and ANTAR domain-containing protein, producing the protein MDRHVDDSAGQGPAPAFADGWYDYATQRWYWDDQMFTMLGLHDEGVDPTQLVFERMHPADAPVVRAALERAIAQVAPVSGQYRLRDDEGVERTVAFAADVERDETGEARRLVGLAFDVSRASRLAADEAVMAATLDRAAIEQVKGALMFTYGVDADAAFGLLVRYSQRGNVKLAVVARRVAALLAAQSAPGTEQSMLRVLEAALRPAAVVEEETG; encoded by the coding sequence ATGGACCGCCACGTGGACGATTCCGCAGGTCAGGGGCCCGCCCCGGCGTTCGCGGACGGTTGGTACGACTATGCGACCCAGCGCTGGTACTGGGACGACCAGATGTTCACCATGCTCGGCCTGCACGACGAGGGTGTCGACCCCACCCAGCTGGTCTTCGAGCGGATGCACCCCGCCGATGCGCCGGTGGTGCGGGCGGCCCTGGAGCGGGCCATCGCGCAGGTCGCCCCGGTCTCGGGGCAGTACCGGCTGCGCGACGACGAGGGCGTCGAGCGCACCGTCGCCTTCGCCGCCGACGTGGAGCGGGACGAGACGGGTGAGGCGCGCCGGCTCGTCGGGCTGGCCTTCGACGTCAGCCGGGCCTCGCGCCTGGCGGCCGACGAGGCCGTGATGGCGGCGACCCTCGACCGGGCCGCCATCGAGCAGGTCAAGGGGGCACTGATGTTCACCTACGGCGTCGACGCCGACGCCGCGTTCGGGCTGCTGGTGCGCTACTCCCAGCGCGGCAACGTCAAGCTCGCGGTCGTCGCCCGACGGGTGGCGGCCCTGCTGGCGGCCCAGTCCGCCCCGGGCACCGAGCAGTCGATGCTGCGGGTGCTCGAGGCGGCGCTGCGCCCCGCGGCCGTCGTGGAGGAGGAGACGGGCTGA